Proteins co-encoded in one Arachis hypogaea cultivar Tifrunner chromosome 11, arahy.Tifrunner.gnm2.J5K5, whole genome shotgun sequence genomic window:
- the LOC140176130 gene encoding uncharacterized protein: MKGDVATVVSKCLTCQKVKIEHQKPSEMLQPLEIPQWKWEGVAMDFVTGLPKTRSGFDAVWMIVDRLTKFAHFLPIRVNYSMEELARLIGRAIKTKKLNPRFIGPFEILRRFGPVAYQVALPPHLSNLHDVFHVSQLRKYTSDAAYVLEPESVELKENLTFQVTPVRIDDTSVKKLRGKEVQLVKVAWERGGVEEHTWELESEMRKDYPELFSGSKNLE, translated from the exons atgaaaggtgatgtagcTACAGTGGTATCCAAGTGCCTGACATGTCAGAaggtgaagatagagcatcagaaaCCATCGGAAATGCTACAgccacttgagattcctcagtggaagtgggaaggagTTGCGATGGACTTTGTAACCGGTTTACCGAAgactaggtcgggatttgatgCAGTTTGGAtgatcgtggatcgcttaaccaaattcgctcattttctgcctattcgAGTAAACTAttctatggaggagttggcgagatt AATTGGAAGAGCGATCAAAACCAAAAAGTTGAATCCAAGGTtcattggaccgtttgagatcctGAGGCGATTCGGGCCGGTGGCATATCAAGTAGCTTTGCCGCCTCACCTGTCTAACTTGCATGATGTATTTCACGTGTCACAACTCCGTAAATACACGTCGGATGCGGCTTATGTGTTAGAGCCTGAGTCGGTCGAGTTGAAGGAGAACTTGACATTTCAAGTAACACCGGTGAGAATTGATGATACCAGTGTGAAGAAGTTACGCGGGAAAGAAGTTCAGTTGGTTAAAGTAGCTTGGGAGCGAGGAGGAGTTGAAGAGCATACTTGGGAATTGGAGTCCGAGATGCGAAAAGATTACCCCGAGCTATTCTCAG GTTCTAAAaatttagagtga